The genomic segment GCTGACCAGGTGGGAGCCTTACTACCCTGCAGTGATGCTGGGAGGCGAGAGGACTGCCTTCCCTGGACCCTTCTGATCGGGGCCAGAGAGTGCTGGATGGTACCCCTGACCCACAGAGCCCGGAGCTTCCCCTGCGGCCTCTGGGGAAGCTCGGCCTCCGTCCCCATGGGCCCAGCCTCTGGCCTCCAGGCTGTCCTGTCCTCCCTCTGAAGTCCAGCCCTTTCCCTCCTGGTGCAGAGTGGGGCTCACTTCCCTTTCTCAGTATTTTGCAGGTGGATCTGTGATCCCACAGTTCCCAGTGGGAGGCTGGCCCAGCTCAGTTCCTCAGAGATTCTTTGCTCTTTGGCTAGAATGGGGGTGGGCCACTGGGGGGAGGTAGGTGCGCGGGCAGGTGGGTGAGGATGACTGGTgggaggctggggcagggtgCTGTAGGGACATGGGGCTGGAGGCAGGATGGTGGAAGGTGGGGTCCGGGGGGTGGCTATGAGGGGGACCGGTATGAGAGTGACTACGGTTCTGAGAGTGACTATGAATGACTGTGAGTGACTATGGCTGGGAGAGTGACCAGGGGCTAGAGGCAGGCTGTGCCCCTCACTCCCACCCATGGGAAGGCTGGTTTTCGGAGGTGAAGGAGGCTGACGGAGTGCCTAGGCAGTGAGCAAAGCAATGCTGGGTTCCCCTTTGGGGATGGCTGGTTCATCTGGGATCTCTGTCTGGGGGCTGGGACATCCTGGGGGAGCTGGGGAGCTGGGATGTTTCTCAGTAACTGTTCATCTAAGAGCCTCAGATCAAAGCCGGGCTCTGCCAGGTTCACCTGCCTCCTTCGGGCCAAGCAGTGACCATCCTGCCATGTCCCTGGGTGCCCAGGCAGGGTGGACCCCCATTCCAGTGGGAGTTCAGGGTTGCCCAGGCAGGGTGGACCCCCATTCCAGTGGGGATGTGGGGCGCCCAGGTAGGTGGATCCCCGTTCCAGTGGGGATGCAGGGGTGCCCAGGCAGGTGGACTCCCATTGCAGTGGGGTTGCAGGACACCTAGGCAAGTAGACCCCCATTCCAGTGCGGGTGCAGGGTGAAGTCCAGCCTGCCGCTCCCCTCCCCCTGATGTCGGCCATGGGGATGCTCTGGACGTCACCCTGAGGCTGCGCTGACCCTCTGTCCCCCCCAGCCTCACCCGGCAGTCGACCCTGGAGGATGAGGAGGAACAGGAGCGAGAACACCAGTGGCAACACCAGAACCTGAGCTTCGCCATGGACGACAAGGACCCACCGGACCCCGAGAGGTGTGGGTGGGAGGCGGGACCCTAGTGAGGATGGACTAGCTGCCCCTGCCTGGGGAGTGGGATGACCTTCTGTGGTCCCCACCCTGGTCAGGACAGCAGTCAGGACCAGCATGGGTGAGCTGGGCTGCTCTTCCTGGGCATTTTATAAGCATAGTTCATCCTTCCATGCTCCTGAGAGGGTGCCAACCCGCCTCTCTGGTGGGCGCATGGCTCGTGCACCAGGGGCAAGGCCTGGGGGTCATCAGGCCCTGGGCTTACCATGCCCCTTCAGCCCAGCCCCCTCCTGCTAGTGGACCCCTGTGGTCTCTGATGGGAAGGAGGTGCTGCTGGTTGACCACCAGCCCCGAGGCTGAGCCCCTACATGCCTGTCCGTGAGGATGGGGCCCACTAGGGGGATGCATCTCCTCTCACCTCCGAACAAGCTCAGTTCGCAGATCTGGCAGGAGGCTCAGCCAGTGAGTGAACTCACCGGAGCCATGGGCGGGCGGGTGGAGGCGCAGGAGGGGCCCCTCTGCTGCAGGCCATTTGGGGCAGCCTCGTGTGCAGCTCCCCAGCTCCTGGATAGGCGGCCGTGGGGCATTCGGCCTGCACCAAACCCACGTGGCCACAGAGGCGTGAAGGCCTGGGCGCCACTCCCAGCTCCCCTGCCCATTGCCGTGTGACTTGGGCCAGCTCCCTGCCTGTCTTTGCTCCTCATCTGTAAGTGGCAGGGCCTGACACAGGAGAGGTGTTTGTTGAACATGGAGTGGTTGCACCTTACAGGCATGAGGTGGGGAGAGCTATGCAGGCTGGTCTGGACGGAGGGTCGGCAAGTGGAGGGGCTTGGAGCAGAGTCCACATGGAGGCCAGCAAGGCAGCACGGCAGCAGGGGACCAGAGTGGGGGCGACAGGTTCAGGAGGGCATCAGACCCAGGTCATGAGCCTTTTATGCCGCCTGTGCCTGAGGTCAGGATGGGGTTTATCTGGAATAGGGAGCCTGGGGGCCGGGGGtggaaggtggagggaggggagcagTGTCTGGGCGGGACTGACTCCACAGGGCAGGGACAGCAGCTGATCCTGGCCTGGGGGGTTCTGCCAAATGGACCGTGTCTCAGGAAGACAGGGAGCCCCCACCGTCTGTATACAGAGGCCACATTCTCTTTGCCAGAGTGAGGTGGGACACAGGGGCAGGCACAGTAGGACCTCACCTATTTTGTCTCGCCCTGTCTTCCTGCCCTGCAGCACCAGCATGAGGCTCCCAGCCAGCTCGGTCAAATTAGGCCAGAAGCTGGAGCAATACCTCTCGGCCATACAGGTGAGCGGGCCGGTCACTGGAGTGTGCTAGACGTGCCTGGGGACTCACCCTCCAGGGTCAGCGGCCTGTGCTCTCTGCTCCCAGAGATCAGAGTCTGTCAAGTGTGCAAACCCATCCCACACTGAGTTCCTTGAGGCTCCCGTGGATGTCGCCAGCAAGCGCCACCTCTTTGAGAAAGAGCTGGTGGGCCAGAACCGAGAGGGTCCAGCTGCCAGCTGCAAGGTGAGTGGCTCTGGCCCACCAGGCATCTGCAGGCCACTGAGGCTGGGGTGTGCAAAGCTGGAGCCTGGGCACTGCAGGACAGCTCCGTGCTTTCCTGCGTCCATCTGGTGGACTCGAGGGCCCAGCCATACCTGTCGCTGAGCCCCCAGCTCAGCTGTGCACACAGCTCTGGGGAAGGGTCCCGTGGCCTGGCCGTGTAGATGTGGTGAGGGGGGCCCTCTGGAGATGCCAGCCCGGCCCCAAGGTGGGAGCTCTCTTCTCAGGAGAACTTGGAGCTCTCAGGGTTGGTGAAGTCACGGCTCAGGTGGATCAGCAGGATCCAGGAGTCAGCACAGCAGGGCCCACAGGTACCGTGTGTACCCCTCTGGCCCCAGTCTCCCTGCAGGCCTCTCATAGTGGGATGACCCATCAGGGGAGGGACAGCCCTGAGTGCAGTGGAGATGCTCTGCATGCGGGATGGCCGTGTGGAAGCCTGAGGGTCAGAGAGCGGAAGGAGGAGGGCCTGGGGTCCTCCCCCAGGAAGGGGTGGGTCAGGGGCTCTGCAGCAGCCTAGGCCTGGTCTCTCTCCCGATACCCAGAACCAGGAGACACAGAGGGCATTGGCAGCTGGCAGGAAGCCCCAGTGGAGGAAGAAGCCAGAGGCCCCGCTGGGTACCAAGGTGAGTGGGGGCCCAGGGGTCAGGGCAGCTGTCCCTGGAGAACGTGGGCTGGCAGGCACCCACTCCTCCACTGCAGGCCTGGcagggggggcctggtgggcagggCACATGCGGGCTCCTAGAAGCCGACTGCTGCAGGGAAGACACTTGAGCCAGAAGCAAGCCTGGACCCTGAGACCCCCAGCCCCAGTAAATGCTCCGTGTCCCAGAAGATCTCTGTGCTGGAGGAGAGAGCTGTCTCAGGAAAGAGGGAAGTTCCAGACAAAGCCAGCGACTCGGAGAAGAGACCGATGTCTGAGAAAGCCACCGTCTTCAAGAAGACCCCAGTCCCCGAGATACAGCCGGCCCCAGGCAGGGCCATGGCCCCATTGAGGCCCCAGGACTGGGAGCACTCAGCCTCAGCAGAGTGCCCGTCCAGCCCCGGGGGGCAGCGGGGCACTGGGCCTGAGAAGGAGCCTGAATCTTCGGCGGGGCCTCTGTCCCGGGATGGTGGCCTCCCGCCTGTCACTCTGCAGGTGCGCAGTgccccacgcctccctgtcctcccagcATCTCTGGAGGCCTCCCCATCCTCCTGGCATCCCTGGCggcctccctgtctcctgtcctcACATCTGCTGTCCTCCTGGCATCTCTGGCTGCCTGCCTTTCTCCTGTCCTCCCCCTTCCAGGTCGGCCCCAGCTGtgtctcccctccctgcctgctcTGTTGCCCACAGGACAGGGGACTGGGCTGGGATCTCACCTGGCACCCACACCACACTCTCATCCCAGGCCCAGACTCCAGGAAAGCCTCAGATGCTTCTGGAAGccacgcccccgccccgcccctggaAGCCCTATCCActggcctggccctgggcctGTGGCTGCACCCCCATAGCTGAGGCAGCACGCAGGGGCAGAGGACTGGCCTGCTGCCACTGCCCCGCAGCTGCTAGGGTCAGCCAGGCCTGTGGGGCTCCAGGCTGCCCATCCTCCTGCATAACTTGCCCCCTGCTCCGTCCAGGTGAGGACTCGCAGCACGGAGGCTGAGGCCAAGGCCCCCTCACCAACACGGGTCTTGCCCCCCTTCAGCAGCACCCTGCAATGCTCCAGCACCCGCACCATCCCCAGGGTGAGCCTGGCTGCTGTGGGCCCCTCCCTGCGGGGCTCAGGGCagtggggaggcaggcaggaggcaCCCTGAGAAGATCTGGGGCTGTCAAAGGGGACTGTTGACCTGGCTTGATGGGAGGGGCTGAGCCCCAGGCCCGAGGTGGGCCTTTCATGGGGGTGTGGCTGGGGTCTGTGTAGAGGGGAGTGCTGGGGAGAACCCAGGGTGGGCTGTGTTCTGAGAGCCAAGTCCTCCCTTGTGAAGGCTATGGCTGCCATGGACCCCACTCACTGgcaccttccttctctttccagaTGAGCCCCCCTAGAGACAGCTCAGAGGTGGCCTTAAACCACAGGTCAGGGCCTGGGGGCCCCGGGGCTCATCTGATGTGGGGCTGAGGCCTGAGGTGCAGCAAGGGGAGGGTCCAgctgcctggggggtggggggtgggaagggcAGTCCTGAGCCACGGGGTGCTGGGGGGGCGAGTGGGTGCGCTGGGGTCCTTTGAGTCAAGCACTGGGATTCATGCACACAGGCTGCACCGCCTGCCCCGAGACTGTCTCTGAGGCCAGCGGTCGTGGGCGAGGCTGGGGGACATGGGGCACACAGTGGATGAGGGAGTTGCTGCCCTCACTCCAGAGTGAGACGTGCAGGAAACCACGGGGCATGGAGGATCCAGGGCTTCAGGATGGGAACCGAGGGCTGGAGCCCCTTGCAGTCAGGGGAGCTCAGCCTGTGAGAGTGGGGTGAAGGCAAAAGATGGTGAGCGTCAGGGGGTGTGAGGTGGGGAGAGTCTGTGAGACAGCAGGGCGAtggcagggggcagagggcaTCAGGGGACGTGAGGTGGGGAGAGCTCTGCAGGCAGCTCTGGACAGAGGGTCGGCTAACGGAGGGACTTGGAGCGGAGTCCACATGGAGGCCAACCAGCAAGCGCAGCAGCATGGGGACCAGGGTGGGGCGCCAGGTTCAGGAGGGCATCAGACCCAGGTCATGAGCCTTTTATGCCGCCTGTGCCTGAGGTCAGGATGGGGTTTATCTGGAATAGGGAGCCTGGGGGCCAGGGGtggaaggtggagggaggggagcagTGTCTGGGCGGGACTGACTCCACAGGGCAGGGACAGCAGCTGATCCTGGCCTGGGGGTTCTGCCAAATGGACCGTGTCTCAGGAAGACAGGGAGCCCCCACCATCTGTATACAGAGGCCACATTCTCTTTGCCAGAGTGAGGTGGGACACAGGGGCAGGCACAGTAGGACCTCACCTATTTTGTCTCGCCCTGTCTTCCTGCCCTGCAGCACCAGCATGAGGCTCCCAGCCAGCTCGGTCAAATTAGGCCAGAAGCTGGAGCAATACCTCTCGGCCATACAGGTGAGCGGGCCGGTCACTGGAGTGTGCTAGACGTGCCTGGGGACTCACCCTCCAGGGTCAGCGGCCTGTGCTCTCTGCTCCCAGAGATCAGAGTCTGTCAAGTGTGCAAACCCATCCCACACTGAGTTCCTTGAGGCTCCCATGGATGTCGCCAGCAAGCGCCACCTCTTTGAGAAAGAGCTGGTGGGCCAGAACCGAGAGGGTCCAGCTGCCAGCTGCAAGGTGAGTGGCTCTGGCCCGCCAGGCGTCTGCAGGCCACTGAGGCTGGGGTGTGCAAAGCTGGAGCCTGGGCACTGCAGGACAGCTCCGTGCTTTCCTGCGTCCATCTGGCGGACTCGAGGGCCCAGCCATACCTGTCGCTGAGCCCCCAGCTCAGCTGTGCACACAGCTCTGGGGAAGGGTCCCGTGGCCTGGCCGTGTAGATGTGGTGAGGGGGGCCCTCTGGAGATGCCAGCCCGGCCCCAAGGTGGGAGCTCTCTTCTCAGGAGAACTTGGAGCTCTCAGGGTTGGTGAAGTCACGGCTCAGGTGGATCAGCAGGATCCAGGAGTCAGCACAGCAGGGCCCACAGGTACCGTGTGTACCCCTCTGGCCCCAGTCTCCCTGCAGGCCTCTCATAGTGGGATGACCCATCAGGGGAGGGACAGCCCTGAGTGCAGTGGAGATACTCTGCACGCGGGATGGCCGTGTGGAAGCCTGAGGGTCAGAGAGCGGAAGGAGGAGGGCCTGGGGTCCTCCCCCAGGAAGGGGTGGGTCAGGGGCTCTGCAGCAGCCTAGGCCTGGTCTCTCCCGATACCCAGAACCAGGAGACACAGAGGGCATTGGCAGCTGGCAGGAAGCCCCAGTGGAGGAAGAAGCCAGAGGCCCCGCTGGGTACCAAGGTGAGTGGGGGCCCCGGGGTCAGGGCAGCTGTCCCTGGAGAACGTGGGCTGGCAGGCACCCACTCCTCCACTGCAGGCCTGGcagggggggcctggtgggcagggCACATGCGGGCTCCTAGAAGCCGACTGCTGCAGGGAAGACACTTGAGCCGGAAGCAAGCCTGGACCCTGAGACCCCCAGCCCCAGTAAATGCTCCGTGTCCCAGAAGATCTCTGTGCTGGAGGAGAGAGCTGTCTCAGGAAAGAGGGAAGTTCCAGACAAAGCCAGCGACTCAGAGAAGAGACCGATGTCTGAGAAAGCCACCGTCTTCAAGAAGACCCCAGTCCCCGAGATACAGCCGGCCCCAGGCAGGGCCATGGCCCCATTGAGGCCCCAGGACTGGGAGCACTCAGCCTCAGCAGAGTGCCCGTCCAGCCCCGGGGGGCAGTGGGGCACTGGGCCTGAGAAGGAGCCTGAGTCTTCGGCGGGGCCTCTGTCCCAGGATGGCGGCCTCCCGCCTGTCACTCTGCAGGTGCGCAGTgccccacgcctccctgtcctcccagcATCTCTGGAGGCCTCCCCATCCTCCTGGCATCCCTGGCggcctccctgtctcctgtcctcACATCTGCTGTCCTCCTGGCATCTCTGGCTGCCTGCCTTTCTCCTGTCCTCCCCCTTCCAGGTCGGCCCCAGCTGtgtctcccctccctgcctgctcTGTTGCCCACAGGACAGGGGACTGGGCTGGGATCTCACCTGGCACCCACACCACACTCTCATCCCAGGCCCAGACTCCAGGAAAGCCTCAGATGCTTCTGGAagacccccaccacccccccgccGCCCCTGGAAGCCCTATCCActggcctggccctgggcctGTGGCTGCACCCCCACAGCCGAGGCAGCACGCAGGTGCAGAGGACTGGCCTGCTGCCACTGCCCCACAGCTGCTAGGGTCAGCCAGGCCTGTGGGGCTCCAGGCTGCCCATCCTCCTGCATAACTTGCCCCCTGCTCCATCCAGGTGAGGACTCGCAGCACGGAGGCTGAGGCCAAGGCCCCCTCACCAACACGGGTCTTGCCCCCCTTCAGCAGCACCCTGCAATGCTCCAGCACCCGCACCATCCCCAGGGTGAGCCTGGCTGCTGTGGGCCCCTCCCTGCGGGGCTCGGGGCagtggggaggcaggcaggaggcaCCCTGAGAAGATTTGGGGGTGTCAAGGGGTACTGTTGACCTGGCTTGATGGGAGGGGCTGAGCCCCAGGCCAGAGGTGGGCCTTTCATGGGGGTGTGGCTGGGGTCTGTGTAGAGGGGAGTGCTGGGGAGAACCCAGGGTGGGCTGTGTTCTGAGAGCCAAGTCCTCCCTTGTGAAGGCTATGGCTGCCATGGACCCCACTCACTGgcaccttccttctctttccagaTGAGCCCCCCTAGAGACAGCTCAGAGGTGGCCTTAAACCACAGGTCAGGGCCTGGGGGCCCCGGGGCTCATCTGATGTGGGGCTGAGGCCTGAGGTGCAGCAAGGGGAGGGTCCAGCTGCCTGGGGGGGCGAGAGGTTGGGAAGGGCAGTCCTGAGCCACGGGGTGCTGGGGGGGCGAGTGGGTGCGCTGGGGTCCTTTGAGTCAAGCACTGGGATTCATGCACACAGGCTGCACCGCCTGCCCCAAGACTGTCTCTGAGGCCAGTGGTCGTGGGCGAGGCTGGGGGACTTGGGGCACATAGTGGATGAGGGAGTTGCTGCCCTCACTCCAGAGTGAGATGTGCAGGAACCACGGGGCATGGAGGATccaggggttcaggatgggaactgAGGGCTGGAGCCCCTTGCAGTCAGGGGAGCTCAGCCTGTGAGAGTGAGGTGAAGGCAAAAGATGGCGAGCGTCAGGGGGTGTGAGGTGGGGTAAGTTCTGTGAGACAGCAGGGCGACGGCAGGGGGCAGAGGGCATCAGGGGACATGAGGTGGGGAGAGCTCTGCAGGCAGCTCTGGACAGAGGGTCGG from the Bos mutus isolate GX-2022 unplaced genomic scaffold, NWIPB_WYAK_1.1 CTG918, whole genome shotgun sequence genome contains:
- the LOC102278136 gene encoding ladinin-1-like — protein: LTRQSTLEDEEEQEREHQWQHQNLSFAMDDKDPPDPESTSMRLPASSVKLGQKLEQYLSAIQRSESVKCANPSHTEFLEAPVDVASKRHLFEKELVGQNREGPAASCKENLELSGLVKSRLRWISRIQESAQQGPQNQETQRALAAGRKPQWRKKPEAPLGTKKISVLEERAVSGKREVPDKASDSEKRPMSEKATVFKKTPVPEIQPAPGRAMAPLRPQDWEHSASAECPSSPGGQRGTGPEKEPESSAGPLSRDGGLPPVTLQVRTRSTEAEAKAPSPTRVLPPFSSTLQCSSTRTIPRMSPPRDSSEVALNHSTSMRLPASSVKLGQKLEQYLSAIQRSESVKCANPSHTEFLEAPMDVASKRHLFEKELVGQNREGPAASCKENLELSGLVKSRLRWISRIQESAQQGPQNQETQRALAAGRKPQWRKKPEAPLGTKKISVLEERAVSGKREVPDKASDSEKRPMSEKATVFKKTPVPEIQPAPGRAMAPLRPQDWEHSASAECPSSPGGQWGTGPEKEPESSAGPLSQDGGLPPVTLQVRTRSTEAEAKAPSPTRVLPPFSSTLQCSSTRTIPRMSPPRDSSEVALNHSTSMRLPASSVKLRPKLEQYLLAIQRSESVKCANPSCTDFLEAPVDVSSMRHLFEKELVGQSREGPASRHKENLQLSGVVKSQLKLWNSRTQESAQQVPQNQEMQRDLAAGRRPQWRKKPEPPLGP